A genome region from Sceloporus undulatus isolate JIND9_A2432 ecotype Alabama chromosome 1, SceUnd_v1.1, whole genome shotgun sequence includes the following:
- the LOC121919745 gene encoding uncharacterized protein LOC121919745, which produces MPSLGKISLQTPAMAPPTSPAGHYAQETQDDPPPQRSEAVVSLVDVQGNPPRPPDLETPERPGHDGCQPPGLGSDTRDTASPGQMEPRRADTQHQLAGAPGNSAFSSRLQSVDPPEISPGQDGQHHSQGPCQSSRRNQIQVPDERGPFPSNMGRGQPPNSGGRAPSRIPKLKSRLAKQSGHRPGRVESPSSDLPDHQGQTRPTRTGPVRLPRQRQDAQVSLKIPDRRGRRNGRPQLPMASGPSLRLPTDSAAHEAPSQNTQDQRTGHPRGSSVAAAALVLRDSRHGNSRVRPSTQTGSPHARTDPPPRPSLATASRLEIERRMLKGYGYSSEVVDSILASRRQSTNRIYEYTFRTFRRWCKVKNKDFIKISVPTVLQFLQDGFLQGLRPNTVKRQVAAITSILPHDDAARISQHPHIRRLLKGVANMAPPTKHRFPSWDLHKVLKALTIPPFEPLREVPLKFLTFKTLLLTALTSARRVSEIGALSIRKELCIIRPDSIILRPDPTFIPKVNSVFHTSQDIVLPSFCPRPKEDLEKCWHTLDVRRAIKIYLKRTATFRRSESLFVSFRPNSKGKKVSRPTLARWIKQCIVQCYKSLKLQPPADITAHSTRSAATSAALSTNAPLAEICRAATWKSPSTFTRHYKLDLFQSSEAAFGRRVLQHVLSDPPSAPVSPP; this is translated from the coding sequence ATGCCTTCCCTGGGCAAGATTTCACTCCAGACCCCTGCAATGGCTCCTCCTACCTCACCAGCGGGCCATTATGCTCAGGAGACACAAGACGATCCACCTCCCCAGCGAAGTGAGGCAGTCGTTTCGCTGGTGGATGTCCAAGGCAATCCACCGAGGCCGCCAGATTTGGAGACCCCCGAGCGTCCAGGTCACGACGGATGCCAGCctccggggctggggagcgatacGCGGGACACAGCTAGCCCAGGGCAAATGGAGCCCAGAAGAGCGGACacacagcatcaattggctggAGCTCCGGGCAATTCGGCTTTCTCTTCTCGCCTTCAGTCAGTCGATCCACCAGAGATCAGTCCTggtcaggacggacaacaccacagCCAAGGCCCATGTCAATCGTCAAGGCGGAACCAGATCCAGGTCCCTGATGAACGAGGCCCGTTCCCTTCTAACATGGGCAGAGGCCAACCTCCTAACTCTGGAGGCCGAGCACCTTCAAGGATCCCTAAACTCAAAAGCCGATTGGCTAAGCAGAGTGGACATCGACCAGggagagtggagtctccatcctcaGACCTTCCAGATCATCAAGGACAGACTCGGCCAACCCGTACTGGACCTGTTCGCCTCCCCCGCCAACGCCAAGACGCCCAGGTTTCTCTCAAGATTCCGGACAGAAGGGGCCGAAGGAATGGACGCCCTCAACTGCCAATGGCCTCCGGGCCTTCTCTACGCCTTCCCACCGACTCCGCTGCTCACGAAGCTCCTAGCCAAAATACGCAGGACCAACGCACAGGTCATCCTCGTGGCTCCAGCGTGGCCGCGGCGGCCCTGGTTCTCAGAGATTCTCGCCATGGCAACTCAAGGGTTCGCCCTTCCACTCAGACCGGATCTCCTCACGCAAGGACAGATCCACCACCCAGACCCAGCCTGGCTACGGcttcacgcctggaaattgaACGCCGCATGCTGAAGGGATACGGCTACTCTTCGGAAGTGGTTGACTCCATTCTCGCTTCGAGACGCCAATCGACAAATAGAATCTACGAATACACCTTTAGGACATTCAGGAGGTGGTGCAAGGTCAAAAACAAGGACTTCATCAAAATCTCTGTTCCAACAGTGCTCCAGTTCTTACAGGACGGCTTCCTCCAGGGACTGCGGCCCAACACCGTCAAGAGACAAGTGGCAGCCATCACCTCCATCCTACCCCATGACGACGCAGCCAGGATATCCCAGCACCCCCATATCCGCAGGCTCCTCAAGGGGGTCGCCAACATGGCGCCCCCAACGAAACATCGATTCCCGTCCTGGGACCTGCATAAAGTCCTCAAGGCCTTAACAATCCCGCCTTTCGAGCCACTGAGGGAGGTACCCCTCAAGTTCCTGACCTTCAAGACACTATTACTGACGGCGCTCACATCAGCAAGGCGCGTGTCCGAAATTGGTGCCCTATCCATCCGCAAAGAATTGTGCATCATCAGGCCGGACTCTATTATCCTCAGACCTGACCCAACCTTTATCCCTAAAGTCAATTCGGTCTTccacacctcccaagacatcgTCCTCCCGTCCTTCTGCCCCCGTCCCAAGGAGGATCTGGAAAAGTGCTGGCATACTCTCGATGTTCGCAGAGCCATAAAAATCTACCTCAAGAGAACAGCCACTTTCAGGAGATCGGAGTCCCTATTTGTATCCTTTCGGCCTAACTCCAAGGGCAAAAAAGTATCACGCCCTACCTTGGCAAGGTGGATCAAACAGTGTATCGTCCAGTGCTACAAGTCACTCAAGCTACAACCACCGGCGGACATCACCGCTCACTCGACGAGAAGTGCGGCTACCTCCGCGGCTCTGTCCACCAACGCCCCGTTGGCTGAAATCTGCAGAGCGGCCACTTGGAAGTCCCCGTCAACCTTCACCAGACACTATAAACTAGATCTCTTCCAGTCATCAGAGGCGGCCTTCGGCCGGAGGGTTTTACAACATGTCTTATCGGATCCGCCCTCCGCGCCAGTCAGCCCTCCCTAG